A region of the Silene latifolia isolate original U9 population chromosome 9, ASM4854445v1, whole genome shotgun sequence genome:
AGTTATGACTCAGTCAAATAGGACCACAGTCCACAGTCACATCGGTGAACTCTTTAAGTTTCAATTCCAAACATGACCTTATGTTGTTGTCGTTAACATAATTCCTTGTGTTGGAAGCACTTTTAGAATCATTGTTGGCTGTAATTATCGGAAATCGTATTTTGGTTATTCTGATATAGACCTAGCCAATGACTCATTCATCGTATTTTGAGTTTTGACTAATCTGAAATAGACCTAGCCAATGACTCATTCGTGTTGGACCATTACGCATCCTGTTCATTTTGTGAGCACTGTTGTTCATTTTGGGTATGAATTACTTCACGTTCGGAGTTTTCAGGTTATAGTTTTTAAGGGTATTGTTCAAAGTTAGTCATTTAGGGTCTCAGATTGGGCTTCCAGTTGAGTTTACCTCGGTATTTTTGCACTGTAGCTTCTTCATTATTTTGACTCACCCTATCGACTGTTTGTGTTTCAGTTTCAATGGCGCCCAAGGCCACCATCCTTGTTAAGTTCTGAAAAGGAAGAGGAAATAGCAAAAAACCTAAAGAAGTATGCTAAGAAGTACGAAGTTGAGGACCAAGATGTATCATTCTGGTTGAGCGAACAAGACTCCGAGAAAAGGCGACTATTGAATAAGGAATGGGAGGCGTTGCTTAAAAAATGGAACAGCGACCATGATAATGAGAGGTTAAAACGCGAGGAATTGACAGGCTGCGAGTTTagcgatgatgatgaagaatccGAAGCTGAGGTGGTCATATCCGAGGAAGTTATTAATGTCAAAGAAGAAATCATTACCCATGCTTGATTTGATCCACTGTTCGCGACAAACGTAAATCTTGAAGTTTAGATGAATTGGTAAACTTACTTTGTAGGACATAAGCAGTAGAACAATGCTAATCTTTATTACTGAAAATGTAAATTTTGGCTGTGCGCGCCTGCATATTTTCACTGTGAATCGGATAGTTCGACCATGTTTAGTCCCATCTGGTGTTTAACTTATTTTGCATCTGGTGTTTCTCCTCATATTCTACAGATAACTTAGTATGCAGGATCTGGTGGCCTGCAAATTCCAACAAAATTGCtaattaatttagtaattaacaGAAGTTTGACTCGGTTTTACATTTGGTTAGACAATTCAATCGATAATGACGTATGAACTAACTCATTTTAAAAATGTCACTGTTATTAAGACTTCATATTCTATTACAAGCCACCTGTTAGCTGAGAACTTTGAATACAGAATTAGTCCAGTAATGTACGGAGTACATGTGAAAATACGATTAGAATTGTAATCATTAAGATTGTTTCATTTGTTTGTATAAGGAATTAGTCAACTGTAACAGGTAAATCCTGCAAATAATACCAGTTTCAGGCAACATGCTGTAAGAGATCATTTTTAGAGATCAATTCTGCCTGTTTCTTCGTAGAAAAGACTCAGCCGGTGCTCCGACACGATTATCCAGTTCTACAAGGTATGTATTGAGTTTAAGAGCAAGTCTTACTTCATGTACAAATTTAGATATTTCAGATTTTCAGTTTGATTAACTTACCATATAAGTTTCTGTAAATTAAAGGTTTTGATATGTGGATCATCATGATGTCTGaaaatttttcttttttggggattTTGCCTTATTTTTTCCTGGTAAAAAAATGGCTGCGTTCATTACAGCTTATAATTGAATGCAGAAACAGCAGAATAACTCTGGGGATATTTAATCATGGAAAATTTTAAAGTAGCTAAGAGAAGATTACCAAGATTTACGATGTTTGTCGCGGTTGTATGCCTCATGGCAATACCTGCTCCAGTAATGCTTATCATTCTATACCAGGATTACACAAGCTTTCCTCTCTTCAACAACCCTGCAGACGGTAAATATTTTTCATTCCAACACATCAAGATATAATTCCCGACATTATTTCCATCATTATAGTCCCAAGGACCGTATGTTTTTATTATATGGGTAATGTTGTATACATCTGATCCCCTAAACTCGGGTTTGTCTGACAATCTCAAAAACGGAAGTGGCATTGCGGCCAGTAGCCCCAAACTAATTTTATGTTACTTCCTCCTCTTCTTTATCAGGTTCAAGTAATGAATCAGTCAGAATATCGAACAGCACCAGGCTAACGGAGATGTTAACAGACATGTTCATAGAAACTACAAAGTTCGACACAAAATCATGCATTAGCAAGTCAGAATCTCATAAATACCGTAAGCCTGGACCTTATAATCCTTCCCCTTACCACATTTCAAAGCTACGGAAGTATGAGCATCTTCACAGACAATGTGGGCCGAAAACAAAATCCTACAAGGCAGCCATAAAAGAACTCGGCAAGTTCAGAAATCACGGAAACTTCAGTATTCCATGTAGATATGTCGTCTGGACACCGTCAAATGGGTTGGGAAATAGAATGCTTAGCTTGGCTTCAACCTATCTATACGGTCTCCTCACGGACCGAGTCCTTCTGGTGGATTTTACCAGAGATGCAATGACCAACATTTTTTGCGAGCCATTTCCAAACTCAACTTGGCTACTTCCACAGGATTTCCAACGAATAGTCCATGGCGATAACTAtaaagaaagaaatgaaaaaatcATGACCTTCCAGAACTTGATGCAAAGCCGCTCAACGTTGGACGAGAACTCAGAGCCATCAATTGTGGATGTTAATTTAAGGTTTCGACGTGGTGAGGATAATTTAGAGATTTTCCATTGTGATCAGACCCAAGAGCTTCTCAACGGAATTCCTGCATTGATTCTGAAATCAGACCAGTATTTTGTGCCTTCTCTATTCATGATATCGTCCTTCGAGAAAGAATTAAGCAAATTATTTCCAGAGAAAGAAGCAGCATTTAACTTATTGGGCAATTATCTGTTCCATCCTTCAAATGCGGCGTGGGAAATGATAACCACATTCTATCAAGCTTATTTAGCACAGGCAGATCGAAGAGTTGGACTCCAGATACGGGTTTTTTATCCTTGGAAGACTCCGAATCAAACTATCATGGATGAAATTTTAACATGTACCTGGGGAAATAATCTGCTGCCGAAAGTTTTACCAAATAATGCTACTGCAGAGAAGACCAGAAGCTTTCCCAGCACAGCTGTATTGGCAGTTTCACTGCATTCTATATATGGTGACAGTTTGAAAAAAATGTACGGGAATTACTCCGATGATTCTGGACAAGTTATAAGGGTATTTCAACCAAGCCATGAAGGGCGCCAAAAGCATAATAATCAAGAACACGACATCAAGGCGTGGGTTGAGATGTATTTACTGAGTCTGTGTGATGTACTGGTGACTAGCTCTGGGTCGACTTTCGGTTATGTGGCTCAGAGTTTAGGAGGAATTAAACCATGGATTCTCGACAAAGTAGAAGttaagaataagaagaagaagaagatcgTAAATCCAACTTGTAGACAAGCATTGTCCATGGAGCCGTGTTTTCACTATCCTCTGAAGTTAGGTTGCAGGTCGAATAATACGACTCATAACAATATCACTGCCGTCTTTCCTTACATAAGGCCTTGTGAAGACTTTACTTGGGGTGTGAAATTGCTTTCTGGCATATACTGAATATCATCGCCTATGAATCGATTTCCGCTGTCTGTCAGCTTCTGTAACCGCAGTGAAATCCTTAACATTATACTCCCCGAAATTGTTTTCAGAGGGTAAAAGTGAGGTGAGCCCGCTCAACAAGCCCTCAGTATCAGTTCGGTTTAAGCTCGTTTATAACTCAGTCAAGCTGATCCCGAGCTCGGCCCCTGAACTAATTCAAAAGTCATTATCAGTATGCTGAAGATAGAAAGGAAAAACAGCACATTCTTATTATTACTGTATTATTTTTTTATAGATATATAATGATATTATTGATATTTAGTTTGATCGCGGAGTATATGTTCTTTTTTAGTCAAGAAATGGGGTGAAGCGGTTTTATCATCGTAATTGCTCGTTCATGTACATTTTTTTCTACAGTAAAACTCCTAGGAAACAATTGGGTAAAAGTTTTGGTTGGGAAATTTCATCAAACAGATGGTAGGCAACAGATCTTACACATGAATTATAATCTTACAGAAAAAAAATGCAATccaccaacaaaaattaatcacccAAGGTAATTAGCAAAATGCTGAAGAAtctgtattttatttaattaattttacaaAAAATGATTTGATTGAAATAAAAGTGACGGAATCATTGTCCTAACCAGATGCTGTCTCCCTGCCGCGAGCTTTACAGATTCTATGAAGCGTTATTAGGATCGGGATACTACTTTGGACCGTTAGCTTTAATGTTGTAAAATCCGGGTGGCAAAATCAGTTACGTCAACTTGGATCGCGAAATTACGACTTTGAGATTCAAATCGGAATTCTGATAACAATTATTCTATCGCGTTTGTAAACCTGTAAAATCGTTTCTCGATTTGAAAAGTTCAAAATAAACGTGATTATGCGTAGGCATGTCACAACTCGATGGAGTCGACTAATATGAATCAACAATCAAAACCGTCACTAGTAAATCTGATTCATTTAAAAATAAAAGACAGGAACATTCCTGCATTCCTGCAAACTATCGAAATCTTGGTTCAGAAAGTAACATGAGAATAATCTGTCATTGCTTTCGCCTTCTCGTTCGATACCAGTCCTATTAAGCTCACTGCATATGCATCCTGCCACAATCCAATAAATCGTGTCACGCATACGAGActtgttcaaaaaaaaaaaatatacggaAACAAATACACAAAAAATGATGATCTGATTATTATTTACCTGTACGTTCTGCATTGACATCAAGTGATGCAATAGTACTTTAAGATCGTCACGACtgtcaatttttatgtgtttgtCATCAATGTCATCACTTAAAACAGCTACATCCATAAATACCTGAATAATCAAATGAATCGAGTTTGGATCGATTAAAAACAGATTCATTGTCATCCCTGGTTATGTTACTTTAGCGGTCTAGCGTACCTTGGTGCACCGGACAGTACAGGATGCGTTCTCTGCAATGGTTTCTGGCAACTCACATTCATCGTAATTGAGTTTATGAAAGGACTCCTCCCCAGTTGAAGACACCTTCATAGCGAATTTAAGATCAGTTTTTATCATAGCGCTAATCCAGCAAAAATCTGAGGGTATTTCAATCAAAGGAGGCCGGGTTAGGCATTAAACTCACCGTCAAGCGGCTAGAAACCCAACGATCAGGATTCTCAAGCAAGAGTGGCACAACCTCTGAAAACCAAAATCATTAAAATTAAAGCAGATAACTTTAGCACGGATTCTTATGTAAAACCGCCTTACACTTTACCTAAATATATCCTTATAACCAGAAAACTGTTCACCGGCAGAGCCAGGATTTGAACTCAAGGAGGTGTAAGAAATATTAGTATAAGGGAAACTCGAAAAAAGTTCAAAACTGACGAAACTACAATTTTACGGAACATAAGTGTAAAACCGTTTTACCAAAGAATTGTAAGAACCTTAGACTGAATTAGAGTGAACTGAATGAAAAAGTATAATATGGAATTCTCACCATTCAATACAATGTTAACTTTCTTGTTTTTATCATTCTCAAAAATTCCTTTGCCGACTAATTCGTCGATTTTTTGTCCAATCTTTCCATCCTCATCCAACACCAAAACCTGCATAGTCCATACAACCATCACACCAataagtcttgctgaagacgggtaaATTAAGACGAAATATAACCAGAACAATTGTCTAAGCTATAGAAGAGAcattaaaatggtcacattttaaaATGACGACAGTCTTCAGCCTGTGACGGAAaatgtccgtcttcaatgagaattggtGTAATCACACTAATGACGAAATTAGCGTCCACTCTGATCTTTTCCGTTTCTAAAATATCTTTCACTTTCGTATTTAGACAAGAATTAAGATAAATTTACCGATAAAGAGAGAATTTTCTGCGAGATTACGAAATCTCGAACTTTTCGTAAAACGGCGGCATCTACGCCAAAGATTTTTGCAAAGGTAGACTCGAATGTCTCCAAATCGCTATCCGAAAGGCGAGAGAAAGACGGAGATGATGAAGAGCAACGGAATTTGCAAAGACGAGATATGTGTTTGGAATTGCTAATAAAACTCAATGATTGAGGGATTTGGAATTTGGTTGGAATCACAATTGATTTGTAATTGTAATTCTTGTTCTCATAATTGTTACTACGAGGATAACATGAGAATGTATGAATTTTGTAGGCCTTCATTTTTTTTACTGCTAGTAACTCTTTGAGTCTTGGTAAAACTGTTTTACCCTAATAATTGATATAGAGGAGAATATCTTTCTCGTACAGTCGTACTCCAGCTACACTAataaaatttctgtttttttaatGGGGTAAGGGGAGCCATAAAGGCTATTTTGATGCTGACGGAATTCGAACTGATTTTTAAAGATTAAGATATTATAATTgttattaatatttttaataCTTGTTTTAAGCAGCTACTTAAGTTTAAGGTAATAAGCTAAATTAAAATTTCTTGGTTTTCGGCTCGTTTGGATTAAATGTATAGTCCCTTCGATTCATAGGTAAAAGATAGCAAGAAGGAATTAATGTTTGACCTTCAAAAAGTAAATGTCTACACGACGTATAAAGGATTGGAATTAATGTTTAACAAAGATCATCAGAATAAAAAAATCCGAACCaaacaaatacggagtatttggCAAGAAGTAATAACCAATTGCGGTAAAGGGAAAATGTGCTATAAGCCGATTAACAATGAAAGATCACCAAAACAAATatcttcttcaaaaaaaaaaaaacaaaaaacaaatatCCGGGTATATGAGTTATTCTAAATCCATTTTGCACTTACAACCGGTAACCTGATCTTAATGTCGAAAATATAAGGGAACTGATCTTATGTACAGCTGACAGATACCAGAGTAATACAATTATGCCGAGATTACATCAATTAACGCCTACCTTGCAAAATGGTAAGGTATGAAATGCAGAGTTCTTAGAAAAATCAAGCTAAGGATTTGACGAACCAAATATCCGTCTAATTAAAGCCACCTTGCTCTGCCATGACCGGGAGATGATTCGTGTCTTTGTTGCTTTTACGTACTTACATGTTATCGCGACCTTCTTCTCCGACAAACTCACCACCACCGATTCTATTCCTGTTATAACCAAAGTTCAAAGCACAACTTACTCCTAACAATTACACTAAGCCAGGTGAAATCACTACGTTTCATTATAATACTACTCACGTATAATCAACTAATAACGTTGCAACTCCATAGAATAGGAAGGAGCGCTCTGTAACACCCCACATTAATTAAAGAGGTACAGTGATAGGCTTTAATGACTAGTGCttaagggattggaagtactactcatatcaacaaagtgcactttcttttctcgttatccatgtgaaagaactccacagttaagcgtgcttggctgagagtgagtgaggacaaaatgcgctggaaaggacccgtgttaatctgtgggccatgtacacagcctggtgagctatcataagtaactgCTCGGTCTGCTCCCCacccggtttgggtcggggtgttacacgCTCCCTAGTCCGTCATTTCATTAATTGTCTCGACATAAAGTTAGAGCGAAAACAGGACAATATAAATGGGATTGAGCTAAGGGAGAGAGCGTAGCATTGGAGAACTAACcattaaaacgagaaattacgTCGTTTATCCTCTTCTGACACTCGACGCACCTCAAGTCTCCTGATATAACAACTTCCTGCACCTGTTTACAAAACAATAATCACCCAAGTAATTATAAAACATTATAACCAGAATATTAAGATGACGATTTACTATGTAGAAATTGTCGGATAATGATAGGACGTCACTGGCTGGTACAAGTTTTAATCTCGCCCTCTCATATGCATCTTGTTCAACAAAATATGTATGATACTCCGTATTACAGAATTTAGGTGACTAACAAGAGGTAGCGAAAGGGACTCCATAACCGCGAGGGTAAGAGGAGCAACAAGGCTTGATTTTTCGCTACTAGAATCCTCGctataatcatcaacaacatccATTTAATTTCTTGTGTTTTTGATATGAAGTTGTGTAGGATTTTTGTATGGTTACTGAGTGTGTAGGGTTTTTGTATGAAAAGCATAAGATGCTGTTGTACTAAAGAACTTTGATGATTAGCGCAAAAGAAAGTTGATAAATGTTTCAATAATTAAGGTAGAATATTTTGGGAAAATGGGGAGCAAAAGTGAGTGTTGAAAATGATTTAAGAAAAGACTTTTCAACAGTTGAGAAACTAATGTCATCTTCTTAATCAATGGCTATATTGCTATCAACCGCCTTTTTCAGGTCTTCTCCGATCTTCTCCGATTATAGACCGTAAAATAATACTTTGTAGAAATAACTTGTATTTGTTGTCCGTGTGAGCAAAAATAACGTATTTATTTCATGATGGGAGAAAAAGGTTGGAGTAAAGACCAAAAAGAGAAGGTTCATAGCATTGCTCCGTTTTTTTTTAGGAGTTGGTGAGAGACTAAGGATCAAAAGCACTAAATTTTGGGTAATTCTAGAGGTAATTATTTACTGTAGTTTTTAAGGATGGGGTGTCTAGTTTTAGTCAATAGTTTTTGCTTAGTGAAAACCATTTTCTTTCCACAATTATAGACAAAACCGGGTTAAAATGGACCTGCTATTGATGATACATATTCACCATTTTTGATGGGCAATTGTATTTTACATCGGTCACACTAGCTAAATAAGAGAAATGGGTGAAACTTGGAACGACCTTACAGAAACAAACACCGTCAAAGGAACGGAAATAAGCTATCTAAAATTCTCATAAAAACGAAGAGGTATTTTGCAATGTCGATAGCTCTTTTGGCACAGTAAATAAGGAAAGTGGATTATCTTTGAAAAATTATTCAAATTAGTTCCCAACACAGAATATTAACACCGAGGCGGAAATTCCGAATCACCTTTGATGGATCGAGTTACTACCCGGTAGTCGGTAACACAGTACTGACAATGGACcacaaaaaggaaaataaggaGTAGGAACGTATGGTTTACTTTTCTGTGCAATTGGGCATAGTGGATGAAAGATGCTCTTCTGAAAGGAGCCTCTCAATTCGCTTTCTAACGTATAATTGGAGCCTATTTTAAGTCATTTTATATGAAGAAATTGCTACAAAAAGTCTCCCAAGTCTTGTTTTTCAATCTAACATCACCTTCATATCTTATTGTATTGTATACAGCTCATTTAGGAATCTTGCTCTTGCTTATTTTAGCTTCTTAGCTTCATTACATGCCAAAAGTCTTCACTTAAGTCAAAACGGACTGCATGACCCAGTCAAAAAAGCGAGTCGGTGAACCAAAACTACAAATGATCACCTCTGCTCTGAACGATACGGTTTTGAAACATCCGAGTGCATATCgtgagaggggcactatccgtcttcagcttgtgacagaTAGTGTCTGtcatcaatgagaatttgtggaaAATGAATTGCTTCAATTTTCGAGTACACATGTAAAACACCCAAAAtcttgtttaagacggatatCTCCGTCTTAAACAATAGAACGGGTCAAATACTTAGATGAGACAAAAGTATTTGACCCATTTTACCACTTAAGAAGGATACGGCCGTCTTAAGAAAGACCAACGGGTAAAAAGAACGACGAAAAGTTGGTAACAGAAACAGAGATGCATATATTATTGCTGAACACTGACAGACTATACATAGGTACAAAAGAGAAGAGCTTGAAGGAATCAACCATGGCTCAAGTCTTCAGTGAGAAGACTAAATCAAGAATTACAtggaaaaaaggagaaaaaaataaacaaattaaagtatcagaagaaaaaaaaaacaagagaaaaaaacTGAAGAAAGAAATACCTAAGCATCTGTCAACCTAAAGGTGGTGGAAGTATCCATTATTCTACTTCTCACTCAAAACTGATGCCCCCACCAGTTTCCGGCACACCGCGGAAAGCAACTTTGGTTGGGCTGTTAAATACATCACTGCTACAAAAGCAAGGAGCCAACTTTTGGCATCGAAGCCAGGATCAAGTTAGTGGTTGGACCTACAAGTCAGGGTTAATCCTGAATTCCCAAGAAACCATCAGCGGGACATGACGAGGCTTGTTAAAGGTGGTGGTATTACAGATGAGTTGAAAAGAGATTCGTTTTTGAACTTGAATTTATCGCGACCAACTTTGGAAGTCTCGTTAGTCTCCTTATTCTCCTTTCCGACTTTTAGAGCTAAAACCTTGTGGTTTGTCTTGTGGGAAAGCGTCCTTTCAGAGTTAACTCTGCTCGCACGAGGATGTAGCCTCTGAACGGAAAAGAAAGTACGTTTCCTCTTCCCCAATGTCTTCCACTTCAACTGCGACAGAAAATCGTCTTTCAAAAGGTCTGGCacagttttattgctttcatgcaAATTACTTGTACCGACTTCTTTTCTTGAATCAAGCTCTGGCTGATTGTAATCACAAGTCGGAATTTGGGCTTTCATATCGCCAATTTGTCCAGCTGTTTCCTCTTTACCTAAACCAGACAGAATAGAAGCTGCAACATCTGGCCTTTCACCTAGCTCTTTCCATGTGTTCTCCATCCACTCTTGAGAATGTCTAAGATCACTTGGACCGAAAACAGATTCTAGTTTTTCgcctgaaacaaaaaaaaatattaaaaaggaACAATATGACCAGGGAAAGCTGAACCGACCCAGCCTAAAACATACAGTGAACAGATAACAATTTGTTGAGCAAAAACCCGAATTGTCAACCTGAACTTCATTGCTCCCAAACTGACCCACACCCCATAAGGCCATAATCACTCAAACACACCAGACCTCAAAATGAGTCAAGCAGACGTCCAGAACTGACATGAATCTAATCATACAAGAGTGATTGGTTCGATGGGTCCAGAACTGACAAGATGGTCTATTACTCATTAATATTTGGCTTTAATCATTTAATTATACAGGTTATTTGTACCATTTCACAGTAAAATGTCGTCAACAAATATAGGGGGTACAAAAGAAGCGGCCTCCATATGAGTTGTTCAAAAACAATAATTACCTGGAAAATAAACACGGAAGTTCTCGCCAGGTTGCTTCT
Encoded here:
- the LOC141598903 gene encoding galactoside 2-alpha-L-fucosyltransferase-like: MENFKVAKRRLPRFTMFVAVVCLMAIPAPVMLIILYQDYTSFPLFNNPADGSSNESVRISNSTRLTEMLTDMFIETTKFDTKSCISKSESHKYRKPGPYNPSPYHISKLRKYEHLHRQCGPKTKSYKAAIKELGKFRNHGNFSIPCRYVVWTPSNGLGNRMLSLASTYLYGLLTDRVLLVDFTRDAMTNIFCEPFPNSTWLLPQDFQRIVHGDNYKERNEKIMTFQNLMQSRSTLDENSEPSIVDVNLRFRRGEDNLEIFHCDQTQELLNGIPALILKSDQYFVPSLFMISSFEKELSKLFPEKEAAFNLLGNYLFHPSNAAWEMITTFYQAYLAQADRRVGLQIRVFYPWKTPNQTIMDEILTCTWGNNLLPKVLPNNATAEKTRSFPSTAVLAVSLHSIYGDSLKKMYGNYSDDSGQVIRVFQPSHEGRQKHNNQEHDIKAWVEMYLLSLCDVLVTSSGSTFGYVAQSLGGIKPWILDKVEVKNKKKKKIVNPTCRQALSMEPCFHYPLKLGCRSNNTTHNNITAVFPYIRPCEDFTWGVKLLSGIY
- the LOC141598904 gene encoding uncharacterized protein LOC141598904 isoform X2 produces the protein MDVVDDYSEDSSSEKSSLVAPLTLAVMESLSLPLVQEVVISGDLRCVECQKRINDVISRFNGIESVVVSLSEKKVAITCKYVKATKTRIISRSWQSKVLVLDEDGKIGQKIDELVGKGIFENDKNKKVNIVLNEVVPLLLENPDRWVSSRLTVSSTGEESFHKLNYDECELPETIAENASCTVRCTKVFMDVAVLSDDIDDKHIKIDSRDDLKVLLHHLMSMQNVQDAYAVSLIGLVSNEKAKAMTDYSHVTF
- the LOC141598904 gene encoding uncharacterized protein LOC141598904 isoform X1, giving the protein MKAYKIHTFSCYPRSNNYENKNYNYKSIVIPTKFQIPQSLSFISNSKHISRLCKFRCSSSSPSFSRLSDSDLETFESTFAKIFGVDAAVLRKVRDFVISQKILSLSVLVLDEDGKIGQKIDELVGKGIFENDKNKKVNIVLNEVVPLLLENPDRWVSSRLTVSSTGEESFHKLNYDECELPETIAENASCTVRCTKVFMDVAVLSDDIDDKHIKIDSRDDLKVLLHHLMSMQNVQDAYAVSLIGLVSNEKAKAMTDYSHVTF